From Chaetodon trifascialis isolate fChaTrf1 chromosome 1, fChaTrf1.hap1, whole genome shotgun sequence, one genomic window encodes:
- the mapk8ip1b gene encoding C-Jun-amino-terminal kinase-interacting protein 1 isoform X1, producing MADREKRKASPPSGRSIQVKSPTSLRLTHDISLDEFEDDDLSEITEITDECGMSLNCNGPDIKGHVRRGTNSMSGRAELGAVGQLQAEMLHLELIDGADSYRGDKESSKASAIAPPPVIKDPAAPVTMDTYRPKRPTTLNLFPIVPRTQDTLNNNSFGKKYSWQEKVSGSSSPLKTGELTPPREHSCLSDEDKVQGGGAQTKDRGTSTDAPCRHGHASGHSHGSSTAAAARSKLQEKPPAPPPPQNYTPAPLYPAGKADGGGHRERIRYHTDVHLEPTEEIYLTPVQRSADPLEPPNVQDRPFLSQQTEQGRMSISSDTEGPPPYQPLPDRTNPSIYEEDEVYIPPPSYASCVESLITPPSMALSSRSSLTLDLSLKGAGTGAGVMLRAGSSVEYVDATDESYCGEDEDVDRIIMDGKMRKGGGRGDGGGGRVPLRTSMSSEASGLSYDSVKYTLVVDEHAQLELVSLRQCYQGYSDDSDSATVYDNCVSSPYESAIGEEYEEEDEEEEEEEEDGARIGGVRREATACLSEDSTPEVDLHFSKKFLNVFMNGRSRSSSAESFGLYSCIINGEEKDQSHRAVYRFVPRHDDELELEVDDPLLVEIQSEDYWYEGYNMRTGAHGIFPAYYAIEVTKDPDSYKAVKSSEWMDRYRLKFLGSVQVPFHKGNDVLCAAMQKIATNRRMTVKYNPPSSCILEISVKGIKLSVQEDYYACDRSNQCNHFFQLKNVSFCGYHPKNSKYFGFITKHPADQRFACHVFVSENSTKPLAESVGKAFQLYYKEFVEVSCPTEDIYLE from the exons GGCCATGTGAGGCGAGGAACCAATAGCATGTCGGGGAGGGCAGAGCTGGGCGCCGTCGGCCAGCTCCAGGCAGAGATGCTGCATTTGGAACTCATCGACGGCGCTGACAGTTACCGCGGTGATAAAGAGTCCTCGAAGGCATCCGCCATCGCACCCCCGCCGGTCATCAAGGACCCTGCAGCACCTGTTACCATGGATACCTACCGGCCCAAGAGACCCACGACCCTTAACCTCTTCCCGATTGTGCCGCGCACACAG GACACACTGAACAACAACTCCTTTGGAAAGAAGTACAGTTGGCAGGAGAAGGTTTCGGGCTCGTCCTCGCCTCTTAAAACAG GTGAGCTCACCCCTCCGCGTGAGCACAGCTGTCTGAGCGACGAGGACAAGGTGCAGGGTGGGGGAGCGCAGACCAAAGATCGCGGGACCTCCACCGACGCCCCCTGCAGACACGGCCACGCCTCCGGACACTCGCACGGCTCATCTACGGCGGCTGCGGCACGCTCCAAGCTTCAGGAGAAGCCGCCCGCTCCGCCGCCACCGCAGAACTACACACCAGCTCCTCTGTACCCGGCGGGGAAAGCGGATGGAGGTGGGCACCGGGAGAGGATCCGCTACCACACAGATGTTCACCTAGAGCCCACAGAGGAGATCTACCTGACTCCCGTGCAGCGCTCTGCAGACCCCCTGGAACCGCCTAACGTGCAGGACCGGCCTTTCCTCTCGCAGCAGACTGAGCAGGGCCGCATGTCCATCAGCTCGGACACAGAGGGCCCACCTCCTTACCAGCCCCTCCCAGACCGGACAAACCCCTCCATCTATGAGGAGGACGAGGTCTATATCCCCCCGCCTTCATATGCTTCCTGTGTAGAGTCCCTCATCACGCCGCCCAGCATGGCCCTCTCATCTCGCTCCTCTCTGACACTAGACCTCAGCCTGAAGGGGGCGGGAACGGGGGCCGGGGTCATGCTGAGAGCTGGGTCATCGGTGGAGTATGTGGATGCCACAGATGAAAGCTACTGTGGGGAGGACGAGGATGTGGACAGAATAATAATGGATGGAAAGATGAGgaaggggggaggaaggggggatGGCGGTGGCGGCAGAGTCCCACTAAGGACTTCCATGAGCTCGGAGGCCAGCGGGCTTTCGTATGACTCGGTCAAATACACGCTGGTGGTGGACGAGCACGCTCAGCTGGAGCTGGTCAGTCTCCGGCAGTGTTACCAGGGCTACAGCGATGACAGCGACTCGGCCACCGTCTACGACAACTGCGTCTCCTCTCCCTACGAGTCAGCCATCGGGGAGGAGTacgaggaggaagacgaggaggaggaggaggaggaggaggacggcgCTCGGAtaggaggagtgaggagagaggccACGGCTTGTCTGTCTGAAGACTCCACTCCAGAGGTCGACCTGCACTTCTCCAAGAAGTTCCTCAATGTCTTCATGAATGGACGCTCTCGCTCCTCCA GTGCGGAGTCCTTTGGCTTATACTCCTGTATCATaaatggagaggagaaagatcAGAGCCACAGAGCCGTCTACAG GTTTGTCCCTCGACATGACGATGAGTTGGAGCTGGAGGTGGATGATCCGCTGCTGGTGGAGATCCAGTCAGAGGATTACTGGTACGAGGGCTACAACATGCGAACTGGTGCCCATGGGATCTTCCCAGCTTACTACGCCATAGAGGTGACCAAGGACCCCGACAGCTACAAAG CAGTGAAGAGCAGCGAGTGGATGGACAGATACCGGCTGAAGTTCCTGGGCTCAGTTCAGGTGCCCTTCCACAAAGGAAATGACGTTCTGTGTGCAGCTATGCAGAAG ATTGCCACCAACAGGAGGATGACAGTCAAGTACAACCCGCCTTCCTCCTGCATCCTGGAGATCAGTGTGAAAGGCATCAAGCTCTCAGTCCAAGAGGATTATTATGCCTGTGACAGA AGTAACCAGTGCAATCACTTCTTCCAGTTAAAGAACGTCTCCTTCTGCGGCTATCACCCCAAAAACAGCAA GTATTTTGGTTTCATTACCAAACACCCGGCAGACCAGAGATTTGCCTGCCACGTTTTTGTGTCTGAAAACTCCACCAAGCCTCTCGCAGAGTCAGTGGG GAAAGCTTTCCAGTTGTACTATAAAGAGTTCGTGGAGGTCTCATGCCCTACAGAGGACATCTACCTGGAATAA